One Gadus morhua chromosome 1, gadMor3.0, whole genome shotgun sequence DNA segment encodes these proteins:
- the LOC115545539 gene encoding prickle-like protein 2, whose amino-acid sequence MPLEMEKTPVTKLMYDFQRNSTSDDDSGCALEEYAWAPPGLSPEQVHQYYSCLPEDKVPYVNSPGEKYRIKQLLQQLPPHDNEVRYCNTLDEEEKRELKLFSNQRKMDNLGRGSVRPFPLNITGAGCEQCGGQINGGEIVVFAARTGHGQCWHPQCFVCNMCEELLVDLIYFYQDGKIFCGRHHAERLKPRCCACDEIIFADECTEAEGRHWHMKHFCCFECETVLGGQRYIMKDGRPHCCNCFESLYAEYCDACGEHIGIDQGQMTYDGQHWHATEECFCCARCKRSLLGRPFLPKQGQIFCSRSCSAGQEPNESDSSDSAFQSARSRESRHSTNVGKKERRNASQERRNAEARQPASAPMPDRMSAEIDPLSVQMDRLSVSSGPTPSRTPCRTPSRTPSRAPSLNQVWMSRDEAYPSAAYESAKREPSPTPTPIQMLGQCNPRQGYNPNSNPHPPTQSPVNPGKRPDSWGKEQGNTKRTPMAALRGQSFNENWIHHSQDEFRPTKLRTQMSFNEVSSQGQGISDKRSISLHGFQRANRPPLIRRNPINGMSFQETLTPLEQTPRGSMDSLITSNAAGNSLDGVSKRQEHLSRFSMPDLSKDSGVNVSEKSHMGTLSSSMQFHSTESLSSSRLYGNMDAALRVGYPLQYWDPSRPLAFNANGHAGLMGSSGNIRMSSMSERTPRRHPNGQEPVSQQQQPQPRSRKHRRGNHGNSQHRSGRHHKRSRRSRSDNALHLVADRPAHVAEPPHRRVQEDYDRFPSGHAARELLLGLAPGAYRQQQQYRPCPRTTSDLTLQNAGWQPQGPGQGGPLWAEGYREGADPWCSSCSSSSESEEDDAYFQGEAIPRPVQLRYINNEELRHRYSPSGMPGHHAPLQGPLHGQMHTRQRRKSKNCAIS is encoded by the exons ATGCCACTGGAGATGGAGAAGACACCCGTCACCAAGCTCATGTATGACTTCCAGAGGAACTCCACCTCGGACGACGACTCTGGCTGTGCTCTGGAGGAATACGCCTGGGCCCCACCTGGCCTCAGCCCAGAACAG GTGCATCAGTACTACAGCTGCTTACCGGAGGACAAGGTCCCCTATGTTAATAGTCCAGGAGAGAAATATCGCATCAAACAACTTCTTCAGCAGTTGCCCCCACATGACAATGAG GTGCGCTACTGCAACACTCTAGACGAGGAGGAGAAACGGGAGCTGAAGCTCTTCAGTAACCAGCGGAAGATGGACAACCTGGGGAGGGGCAGTGTGCGTCCTTTCCCCCTCAATATCACCGGGGCCGGCTGTGAGCAG TGCGGTGGCCAAATCAACGGAGGGGAAATCGTAGTGTTTGCTGCCCGGACCGGCCATGGCCAGTGCTGGCATCCCCAGTGCTTTGTGTGCAACATGTGCGAGGAACTGCTGGTGGACCTCATCTACTTCTACCAGGACGGAAAAATCTTCTGTGGCCGGCACCACGCTGAGCGGCTGAAGCCCCGCTGCTGTGCCTGCGATGAG ATCATCTTTGCTGACGAATGCACCGAGGCGGAGGGCCGGCATTGGCACATGAAGCACTTCTGCTGCTTTGAGTGTGAGACGGTGCTAGGGGGCCAGCGCTACATCATGAAGGACGGCCGCCCGCACTGCTGCAACTGCTTCGAGTCCCTCTACGCCGAGTACTGCGACGCCTGCGGCGAGCACATAG GGATTGACCAAGGCCAGATGACCTATGATGGACAGCACTGGCACGCGACAGAGGAGTGCTTCTGCTGCGCCCGCTGTAAGCGCTCCCTGCTGGgccgccccttcctccccaaGCAGGGCCAGATCTTCTGCTCACGCTCCTGTAGTGCCGGACAG GAACCGAACGAATCGGACTCTTCGGACTCAGCCTTCCAGAGCGCCCGGTCCCGGGAGTCCCGCCACAGCACCAATGTTGGGAAAAAGGAACGTCGAAATGCGAGCCAGGAACGACGGAACGCTGAGGCCCGGCAGCCGGCCTCGGCGCCCATGCCCGACCGCATGTCTGCTGAGATAGACCCCCTCTCCGTCCAGATGGACCGCCTGAGCGTGTCCTCCGGCCCGACGCCCAGCCGGACCCCTTGCCGAACCCCGAGCCGCACTCCCAGCCGCGCCCCCAGCCTCAACCAGGTGTGGATGAGCAGGGATGAGGCGTACCCTTCTGCTGCCTATGAGAGCGCCAAGCGGGaaccctctcccactcccacacCCATACAGATGCTGGGCCAATGTAATCCCAGACAGGGTTACAACCCCAACTCAAACCCTCACCCGCCCACACAGAGCCCCGTCAACCCAGGGAAGAGGCCTGATTCCTGGGGTAAGGAACAAGGCAACACCAAGAGAACCCCTATGGCCGCCCTGAGAGGCCAATCCTTCAACGAAAACTGGATCCATCACAGCCAGGACGAGTTCCGGCCCACCAAGCTCCGCACCCAGATGAGCTTCAACGAGGTGTCCAGCCAGGGCCAGGGCATCTCAGACAAGAGGAGCATCAGCCTGCATGGCTTCCAGAGGGCGAACCGGCCCCCACTGATTCGGAGGAACCCCATCAATGGCATGAGTTTCCAAGAAACCCTTACTCCTCTTGAACAGACTCCTCGCGGATCCATGGATTCCCTGATCACATCCAACGCCGCAG GTAACTCTCTGGACGGGGTCAGTAAGCGGCAGGAGCATCTGTCCAGGTTCTCTATGCCTGATCTGAGTAAGGACTCGGGCGTGAATGTGTCTGAGAAGAGCCACATGGGCActctcagctcctccatgcAGTTCCACAGCACAgagtccctctcctcctcccgtctGTATGGGAACATGGACGCTGCACTGAGGGTGGGCTACCCCCTGCAGTACTGGGACCCCTCCCGGCCCCTGGCCTTCAACGCCAACGGTCACGCCGGTCTGATGGGCAGCAGCGGAAACATACGCATGTCATCCATGAGCGAGAGAACCCCTCGCCGGCACCCTAACGGGCAGGAACCCGTATCCCAGCAACAGCAACCGCAACCGAGGAGCCGCAAGCACCGCCGCGGTAACCACGGTAACAGCCAGCACCGCAGCGGACGGCACCACAAGCGCTCCCGCCGCTCCCGCTCTGACAACGCCCTGCACCTGGTGGCCGACCGGCCCGCCCACGTGGCGGAGCCGCCGCACCGCCGCGTGCAGGAGGACTACGACCGCTTCCCCAGCGGCCACGCCGCcagggagctgctgctgggcctggCGCCGGGCGCCtacaggcagcagcagcagtaccggCCCTGCCCCCGCACCACCTCGGACCTCACCCTGCAGAACGCGGGCTGGCAGCCGCAGGGCCCGGGCCAGGGCGGGCCGCTCTGGGCCGAGGGCTACCGAGAGGGGGCGGACCCCTGGTGCTCgagctgctcctccagctctgAGTCGGAGGAGGACGACGCCTACTTCCAGGGGGAGGCCATCCCGCGGCCCGTGCAGCTGCGCTACATCAACAACGAGGAGCTCCGGCACCGCTACAGCCCCTCCGGGATGCCGGGCCACCACGCGCCCCTGCAAGGACCCCTCCACGGGCAGATGCACACCCGCCAAAGGAGAAAGAGCAAGAACTGTGCCATCTCCTAG